The following are from one region of the Prevotella communis genome:
- a CDS encoding superoxide dismutase, giving the protein MGKFELMVLPYAIDALEPVISKQTLEFHHGKHLAGYVNNLNALLEGSPLAGLPLEEVVCKAEGGMLNNAGQILNHNLYFEQFTGEPTKSAPTGQLADAIVRDFGSFEAFKEALQKAGATLFGSGWVWLSSDKDGKLLITQETNAANPVQKGLKPLLTFDVWEHAYYLDYQNRRPDHLAALWQIVDWSVIEKRYE; this is encoded by the coding sequence ATGGGAAAGTTTGAATTGATGGTGTTGCCGTATGCGATAGACGCATTGGAGCCGGTGATAAGCAAGCAGACGCTGGAGTTTCATCATGGGAAGCATCTGGCGGGGTATGTGAATAACTTGAATGCTCTTTTAGAGGGGAGCCCGTTGGCGGGATTACCCTTGGAGGAAGTCGTGTGTAAGGCCGAGGGCGGCATGCTCAATAATGCGGGGCAGATACTGAATCATAATCTGTATTTCGAACAATTTACGGGGGAGCCGACAAAGTCAGCTCCTACAGGACAATTGGCTGACGCCATTGTGCGTGACTTCGGGTCGTTTGAGGCATTCAAGGAGGCGCTTCAGAAGGCGGGCGCTACGCTGTTTGGTAGTGGCTGGGTGTGGCTATCTTCAGATAAGGATGGTAAACTCCTGATTACGCAGGAGACGAATGCGGCGAACCCGGTGCAGAAGGGGTTGAAGCCGCTGCTGACCTTCGATGTGTGGGAGCATGCGTACTATCTGGACTATCAGAACCGCAGGCCTGACCACCTGGCTGCGCTTTGGCAGATTGTGGACTGGAGCGTGATAGAGAAGCGCTACGAGTGA